The following are encoded together in the Zingiber officinale cultivar Zhangliang chromosome 8A, Zo_v1.1, whole genome shotgun sequence genome:
- the LOC122012402 gene encoding alpha-L-arabinofuranosidase 1-like, with product MGLGGTSRGASLCIVILLFVAPHCFTHTLEANLSALLTIDASPQSGHIIPETLFGIFFEEINHAGAGGIWAELVNNRGFEAGGPNTPSNIDPWTIIGNESSIYVSTDRTSCFSRNEVALKMKVFCGDGESVACPDGVGIYNPGFWGMNIEEKKTYNLILYVKSLDMINITVSLTSSDGLRKLASANIIADATDVSNWTRVELQLEAMATDRNARLQLTTMKKGIIWFDQISLMPLDTYKGHGFRKELISMIEDLKPQFIRFPGGCFVEGEWLRNAFRWRETIGPWEERPGHFGDVWMYWTDDGLGYLEFLQLAEDIGAAPIWVFNNGISHQDQVDTTNIFPFVQDVLDSIEFARGSPDSKWGSLRAEMGHPEPFQLEYVAVGNEDCWKKNYKGNYLKFYYAIKAAYPDIKIISNCDGSSSPLDHPADFYDFHVYTSASSLFMMNNQFDRTSRIGPKAFVSEYAVTGSDAGNGSLLASLGEAAFLIGVERNSDVVSMASYAPLFVNTNDRRWNPDAIVFNSWQQYGTPSYWMQHFFRESSGATFHPSTIQANFSGSLVASTITWKDPTDNQNYLKIKVINFGKVSVSLKISINGLEAAINSFGSATILTSDNLMDENSFAYPNKVVPVSSVLPNAGRAMDVVIAPQSLTAFDLPLTSAKLRSAI from the exons ATGGGTCTTGGAGGGACATCTCGAGGTGCTTCACTATGCATCGTTATTCTGCTATTTGTTGCTCCTCATTGCTTTACTCATACGTTGGAGGCCAACCTGTCTGCCCTGCTGACGATTGATGCTTCACCTCAATCCGGTCATATAATTCCTGAGACTCTATTTGGTATCTTTTTTGAG GAAATCAATCATGCTGGAGCTGGTGGGATATGGGCAGAGCTTGTGAATAATAGAG GGTTTGAAGCTGGAGGTCCCAACACACCTTCAAACATTGATCCGTGGACCATCATTGGAAATGAATCTTCCATTTATGTATCTACTGATCGAACATCTTGTTTCAGTCGTAATGAGGTGGCACTAAAGATGAAGGTATTCTGCGGTGATGGAGAATCTGTTGCCTGTCCAGATGGTGTGGGCATATATAATCCTGGGTTTTGGGGCATG AATATTGAAGAAAAGAAGACATATAATCTTATATTGTATGTAAAATCACTTGACATGATCAATATAACTGTTTCACTTACAAGCTCAGATGGATTGCGCAAACTGGCTTCTGCCAATATTAT AGCTGATGCTACAGATGTGTCAAACTGGACAAGAGTAGAACTACAGTTGGAAGCTATGGCAACAGACAGAAATGCAAGGCTTCAATTGACTACTATGAAAAAAGGAATTATTTGGTTTGATCAAATTTCGCTTATGCCATTAGACACTTATAAG GGACATGGCTTCCGTAAGGAACTGATATCCATGATTGAAGATCTGAAACCCCAGTTCATTAGGTTTCCAG GAGGTTGCTTTGTTGAAGGCGAATGGCTAAGGAATGCATTTCGGTGGAGAGAAACTATTGGGCCATGGGAAGAGAGACCTGGGCACTTTGGTGATGTTTGGATGTACTGGACTGATGATGGACTAGGATACCTTGAGTTTCTTCAG CTTGCTGAGGACATTGGTGCAGCCCCCATTTGGGTATTCAATAATG GAATTAGCCACCAGGATCAAGTGGATACTACCAACATTTTTCCTTTTGTACAG GATGTTTTAGACAGTATTGAGTTTGCTAGGGGAAGCCCTGATTCAAAATGGGGCTCCCTTCGTGCTGAGATGGGACATCCAGAACCTTTTCAACTAGAATATGTTGCTGTTGGAAATGAGGACTGCTGGAAGAAAAATTATAAAG GAAATTACCTGAAGTTCTACTATGCCATAAAAGCTGCCTACCCAGATATTAAGATTATATCAAATTGTGATGGTTCATCTAGTCCATTGGATCATCCTGCTGATTTTTATGATTTCCAT GTTTATACCTCAGCTAGCAGTCTGTTTATGATGAATAATCAATTTGACCGCACATCACGGATTGGTCCTAAG GCTTTTGTTAGTGAGTATGCTGTGACTGGATCAGATGCTGGGAATGGTAGCTTGTTAGCATCACTAGGAGAGGCTGCATTCCTTATTGGAGTAGAAAGAAATAG CGATGTTGTATCTATGGCAAGTTATGCTCCTCTTTTTGTCAATACCAATGATCGCAG GTGGAACCCAGATGCTATCGTCTTCAATTCCTGGCAGCAATATGGAACTCCTAGCTATTGGATGCAACATTTCTTCAGGGAATCAAGCGGTGCAACTTTTCACCCTTCAACAATTCAAGCCAACTTCTCTGGTTCGTTGGTAGCATCTACTATCACTTGGAAAGACCCAACAGACAATCAGAACTATTTGAAAATAAAG GTCATCAACTTTGGGAAGGTTAGTGTGAGTTTGAAAATCTCCATTAATGGACTAGAAGCTGCCATTAACTCATTTGGATCAGCAACCATACTCACATCTGATAATTTGATGGATGAGAATTCCTTTGCATATCCAAACAAG GTGGTGCCAGTGTCAAGCGTATTACCTAATGCAGGGAGAGCGATGGATGTCGTAATTGCTCCACAGTCCTTGACTGCATTTGATCTTCCATTAACTTCTGCTAAATTGAGATCTGCAATTTga
- the LOC122011695 gene encoding NAC transcription factor 29-like — protein sequence MSSSIGKCDTVVSLPPGFRFHPTDDELILHYLKNQAAGLPCPVRIAAEIDIYKLDPWDLPEKAVYGDREWYFFSPLDRKYPNGVRPNRAGLSGYWKATGTDRAVVTSQGKVKIGVKKTLVFYKGKNPKGAKTEWIMQEYRLANEDDDDDDSLSGRPKNNFGPFNSSMRLDDWVLCRIYKKSSQQFSVADTERSGDSVQSRMFRCSPEIPGAADSTGFPAVLHRDFDDDGNVIPANWLAEDSASSKRRRASNNGGFIYEGISEGSRRSTVGNQLDAMCQSALMQQLMMNLAVSLGLH from the exons ATGTCGTCATCGATCGGAAAATGTGATACCGTCGTCTCGCTTCCACCGGGATTCCGGTTCCACCCGACTGACGATGAGCTCATCCTCCACTACCTCAAGAACCAGGCCGCCGGCCTCCCCTGTCCGGTCCGGATCGCCGCCGAGATCGATATCTACAAGTTGGACCCATGGGACCTCCCCG AGAAGGCGGTTTACGGGGACCGGGAGTGGTATTTCTTCAGCCCGCTGGACCGAAAGTACCCGAACGGCGTCCGGCCGAACCGGGCTGGGTTGTCGGGGTACTGGAAGGCGACCGGGACTGACCGGGCGGTGGTGACGAGCCAAGGGAAGGTCAAGATCGGGGTGAAGAAGACGCTGGTGTTCTACAAGGGCAAGAACCCGAAGGGGGCGAAGACGGAGTGGATCATGCAAGAGTATCGACTTGCTaacgaagacgacgacgacgatgatTCATTAAGTGGAAGACCCAAGAACAATTTTGGACCATTTAATTCTTCCATGAGG TTAGATGACTGGGTTCTTTGCCGGATCTACAAAAAGAGCAGCCAGCAGTTTTCAGTGGCCGATACGGAGAGATCAGGAGACTCGGTGCAATCGCGTATGTTCAGATGTTCGCCGGAGATTCCAGGAGCGGCGGACTCGACTGGCTTTCCTGCAGTCTTGCACCGAGATTTCGACGACGACGGCAACGTCATCCCTGCTAATTGGTTGGCGGAGGATTCGGCTAGCTCGAAGCGGAGGAGGGCGTCAAATAATGGTGGGTTTATTTACGAAGGGATCAGTGAGGGTTCCAGGAGATCGACGGTCGGTAATCAGTTGGATGCCATGTGCCAGTCTGCGTTGATGCAGCAGTTGATGATGAATCTGGCAGTGAGCTTGGGCTTGCACTGA